One region of Roseimicrobium gellanilyticum genomic DNA includes:
- a CDS encoding GNAT family N-acetyltransferase, which yields MFSATSNGIISRCWSRHFGWDEADGPLWSSPARLLSHGGELMDYHGVMAMDGLQGAVVSVPAALRSELEPALLAIDSPPTVKAAQLPPEKVEGVIGPAFIGYAEVVISPPHHPVQLLGAKDAHHIDAFQQACDATEWEHGGSSASDAAVICGLFAGSTLAALAGYEIWDGTVAHISVITHPEHRGNGYGHSAVAFLAKHALWKKLLPQYRTLEANKPSMAIAQTLGFEYFATSVAARLKG from the coding sequence ATGTTTTCCGCGACCTCCAACGGCATCATTTCACGCTGCTGGTCCCGCCACTTCGGCTGGGATGAAGCGGACGGCCCCCTCTGGTCCAGCCCGGCACGCCTGCTCTCCCATGGCGGCGAACTCATGGACTATCATGGTGTGATGGCCATGGATGGCCTGCAGGGCGCCGTGGTCTCCGTGCCCGCCGCCCTCCGCTCCGAGCTGGAACCCGCTTTGCTGGCCATCGATTCCCCTCCCACGGTGAAGGCCGCTCAGCTCCCGCCGGAGAAAGTCGAGGGCGTCATCGGCCCAGCCTTCATTGGGTATGCGGAAGTCGTCATCAGTCCTCCCCATCACCCGGTGCAACTGCTGGGCGCCAAGGATGCGCATCACATCGACGCGTTCCAACAGGCCTGCGACGCCACGGAATGGGAACATGGTGGCAGCAGCGCCAGCGACGCCGCCGTCATCTGCGGACTCTTCGCCGGGTCGACATTGGCCGCGCTCGCGGGCTATGAGATCTGGGATGGCACCGTAGCGCACATCTCCGTCATCACGCATCCGGAGCACCGCGGGAATGGCTACGGTCACAGCGCCGTGGCCTTCCTGGCAAAGCACGCCCTGTGGAAAAAGCTTCTGCCCCAGTACCGCACCTTGGAGGCCAACAAACCCTCCATGGCCATCGCGCAAACCCTTGGCTTTGAGTACTTTGCCACTTCGGTGGCGGCGCGGTTGAAGGGGTGA
- a CDS encoding tetratricopeptide repeat protein, translating to MNSAYQRGLELSAEKKDAAALIAFESALADEPANHKAACGVGLMLQRLGEHEEAVEAFSRVLRIQPRISEAHYSRALCLSALGRHEEALADLDIAVELDAGYTDALYARGTCLKHFGRDDEALQAFSSVLAKNSDYLPAYHGRATVLYRNGNYESAIRDFSECIKAGFDTYDARLLRGLAYYRIGMLEEAREDLSAAIAKEPENGSTYIRRWQVLKDMGKDELAENDLKRGTELMRVEGVRPES from the coding sequence ATGAATTCTGCATACCAGCGGGGGCTGGAACTGTCCGCGGAGAAGAAAGACGCGGCCGCCTTGATTGCCTTCGAATCGGCATTGGCAGATGAGCCTGCAAACCATAAGGCCGCATGTGGAGTTGGCTTGATGCTTCAGAGGCTGGGGGAACACGAGGAGGCGGTTGAAGCGTTCTCTCGAGTCCTTCGAATACAACCCAGGATTTCGGAAGCACACTATTCCCGAGCACTATGTTTAAGTGCGCTTGGCCGACATGAAGAAGCGCTTGCCGACCTTGATATCGCTGTCGAACTGGATGCCGGATACACGGATGCCCTCTACGCCAGAGGAACGTGCTTAAAGCATTTTGGACGAGATGATGAAGCCTTGCAGGCTTTTAGTTCCGTGCTCGCCAAAAACTCTGACTATCTTCCTGCCTACCATGGAAGGGCGACGGTCCTCTACAGGAATGGTAACTATGAGAGTGCCATACGTGATTTCTCAGAATGCATCAAAGCAGGGTTCGATACCTACGATGCGCGCCTGCTAAGGGGGCTTGCTTACTACCGCATTGGAATGCTGGAGGAGGCTAGGGAAGACCTGTCTGCGGCAATTGCCAAGGAGCCAGAAAATGGGAGCACCTATATCAGACGCTGGCAGGTTCTAAAGGACATGGGCAAGGATGAACTTGCCGAGAATGATCTGAAACGTGGAACCGAACTCATGAGAGTTGAGGGGGTGCGGCCTGAGTCGTAG
- a CDS encoding NUDIX domain-containing protein, with the protein MSIQNPWTTLETRVAYDNPWIRVREDQVINPSGGRGIYGVVEYKNRAVGVIPVDEEGYTWLVGQYRYTHHTYEWEIPEGGCPEGEELIDCARRELLEETGIIAESFEMILDGVQLSNSVTDEVAYIFTARGLSFTDAQPEPTEKIQVKRMPLEEAIELARNGTIRDGMSVMGLLWLGSQP; encoded by the coding sequence ATGAGCATTCAAAATCCCTGGACCACGCTGGAAACGCGTGTGGCATATGACAATCCATGGATTCGCGTGCGCGAGGACCAGGTGATCAATCCCTCAGGCGGGCGCGGCATCTATGGCGTGGTGGAGTACAAGAATCGTGCCGTGGGTGTCATTCCCGTGGACGAGGAAGGCTATACCTGGCTCGTGGGACAGTATCGCTACACCCACCACACCTACGAGTGGGAGATTCCCGAAGGTGGATGTCCGGAAGGAGAGGAGCTCATCGATTGCGCCCGGCGCGAGCTGCTGGAGGAGACTGGCATCATCGCAGAGAGTTTTGAGATGATTCTCGATGGCGTGCAGCTCTCCAACTCCGTGACCGATGAAGTGGCCTACATCTTCACCGCGCGCGGCCTGTCGTTCACCGATGCGCAGCCCGAACCCACGGAGAAGATTCAGGTGAAACGCATGCCACTGGAGGAAGCCATTGAGCTTGCGCGGAATGGTACGATTCGGGATGGGATGTCGGTGATGGGGCTGTTGTGGCTGGGGAGTCAGCCGTGA